Proteins from one Rosa chinensis cultivar Old Blush chromosome 7, RchiOBHm-V2, whole genome shotgun sequence genomic window:
- the LOC112176646 gene encoding uncharacterized protein LOC112176646: MALVEDKRAGAEIVHGAQECYQQSIDLLEELGFPKGVLPLQDLVECGRVKETGFVWMKQKAPYEHFFVGSNTRVSYATEVTAYVEKGRMKKMTGIKSKQVFLWVPISEMIMEEPATKKITFKTPMGLGRTFPVTAFMTEEEKQKYLENGN; the protein is encoded by the coding sequence ATGGCTCTTGTGGAAGACAAGCGTGCAGGTGCTGAGATTGTGCATGGAGCTCAAGAGTGCTACCAACAGTCCATAGATCTCTTGGAAGAGCTGGGATTTCCCAAAGGTGTTCTTCCCCTGCAAGATCTGGTGGAGTGTGGAAGGGTGAAGGAAACTGGGTTTGTGTGGATGAAGCAGAAGGCGCCATACGAGCACTTCTTTGTTGGGTCGAACACGCGTGTGAGCTACGCGACTGAGGTGACTGCGTATGTGGAGAAGGGcaggatgaagaagatgaccgGGATCAAGAGCAAGCAGGTGTTTCTTTGGGTGCCTATTAGTGAGATGATCATGGAAGAGCCAGCAACCAAGAAGATCACTTTCAAGACTCCGATGGGGCTCGGAAGGACTTTTCCGGTCACGGCTTTCATGACCGAGGAGGAGAAGCAGAAGTATCTGGAGAATGGTAATTGA
- the LOC112176647 gene encoding uncharacterized protein LOC112176647, with translation MAQPNLTGSENAFRLIFLLRKPPPLFTATHLSQLLNNSRFTDSQSKFLIRFGRSTRNMALTNFILTVAGVSAVVLLLRSDVKQSATIFRRNVKHIRKWLEEESKAVPKELETKVPPKDVPKEDKH, from the exons ATGGCCCAGCCCAACCTCACTGGATCCGAAAACGCATTTCGCCTGATTTTCTTGCTCCGAAAGCCACCACCACTCTTTACCGCCACCCACCTCTCTCAGCTACTCAACAACTCCCGGTTCACCGATTCTCAGTCAAAATTTCTCATCAg GTTTGGGAGAAGCACAAGAAACATGGCTTTGACAAACTTCATACTGACAGTGGCTGGTGTAAGTGCTGTAGTTCTTTTATTGAGGAGTGATGTGAAACAGTCAGCTACCATCTTCAGGCGGAACGTCAAACATATCCGCAAGTGGCTTGAAGAAGAATCCAA GGCAGTCCCAAAGGAACTGGAAACAAAGGTTCCGCCAAAGGATGTTCCCAAGGAGGACAAGCACTAG